Below is a genomic region from Microbacterium sp. LWO12-1.2.
GACCGTCGTAGAACACCCACTCGGGCGAGCCCTCGCGCTGCGCGATCGAGGCGCGGAAGGTGTCATCCTTCTCCCAGAACTCGAGCACCTCCTCCTCGATCTGGGGGAAGCGGGGGCTGGGCGCGACGGAAGCGGCGGCGGGGCCGAAGGAGGAGGTCCCTGAGCTGGCCGAAGGGCGGGGGTAGGTCATCGTGTCTCGCAGTGGTCGTCGTGGCGGATGCTCCTGCGAGGACGACCCTCGCGGACCGCGGTACCACCTCGCGTGCCACGCCTTGCGACGCGACCACTCTCACTGCGGCTGTGACGGGCCTGCCCCGCTCGGTTCTACTGGGTCCGTTTCCGGACTGTTCTTCCGAGAGCTCCCCGGTGATGCCGGATCGATGCTCGTGCTTCCAGTGTACGCGCGTGTCGCGCTTCGGAGTTCTGCCGCATTCAGGAAGGTTTCGCAGCCGGTGGTCCGAGATGCTGCAGAACTCCGAAGTCACGCCCGCGGCACGCGGTGGAGTCCTTGCGCGACAGCGTGCATGATCACGTCCTGCACGACGTGCCACTGCTCCATCACCTGCTGATACCCCACGCGGATGACGTGGTAGCCGAGCATCTTCAACTCGGCATCGTGGCGGATGTCTTCGGACCGCTGGGCGCCGACGTGAGTCGAGCCGTCGATCTGCAGCACCAGGCGATCGCCGATTAGGGCATCCACCCGATGCCCTGCTATCCACGTCTGGAAGTACAGAGGAATCCGCAACCAGCGCAATCGGAGGCGCACGTATGTCTCGAGTCCTGCGTCAGCGAAGGGCCAGGCATCTGCGAGCAGATCTCGAGCGACTGCCTTCAGCGGCAGCCTCTCGAAGGCGGCACGCTCCACCAGTCCTCTGTTGAACGCAGACTCCCACGTGGCGAGGGCGCGCTCTCTCCGCTCACAATCCGCGACGATGGCGAGTACGTTCTCGATGGAGTCGACGAGCGAATCCGGATCGCGCGGAATCAACGGCCGCGCCCAGTGAACGCGCACTCCATGGTCCTTGCGCACGGCGGCTCGGGGCGCCGCTCCGACATGGCAGAAGCCGTCGTCTTCGTGCACCCAGAGGCCCAGCCGGCGGGCCTGCGTGACGCAGGTGAGCACCACTCCTCGTCTTGCCGCCTCGATCAGCATCGGATCTGCCTGCGGAAGAGCAATCCAACCCTGTCGCACCGCGAACACCGCCGAACCGGCCACTGCATGCGCGATGTCGTATCGGCTGATTCCTCGCGCACGAAGCGCGGAGGTCTGGGCGACACCGCCCAGCTTCATGACCTCCTGGATGAGTCGGGGTGTTCGTGTCGGCATCCATCGACCATGCCGCGTCCTGATTCACCTCCCGTACCCGTATGCCGCACGTGGCACACCCGCAGCCCTAGCCGCTTTCTGTGCAGGACAAGTGATTCTCGGACTTCTGCCGTATCTCGGAGGACTTTGGGCGTGGCGGTCCGAGATGCTGCAGATCTCCGAACCCACGCAGCAGCTGCCCGTGTCGGCGGCGCCCCGTACGCTCGGAGCATGGCCCGCACCACCGAATCCCCCGCTGCACCGCGGGTCTCACCACCCGACCTTCCCGACGAGTTCACCCCGGCCCTCCCGGCCCGGAATGCCGACCTCATCGCAGCGGTACTCGACGTCAGCGGCACCGTCGACCTCGCCTATGCCTCCCTCGAACAGTGCAGGGTGACCGCGGATGCCGATGCCGTCGACCTGACCGGTGGCACGATCCTCGATGTCGAGCTCACTGACGCCCGAATCGCCTCACTCCGTCTGCGCGGCGCCGGTGTGCGTCGTCTGCGTATCGTGGGAGGACGCATCGGTACCCTCGATCTCAGCACGGCACGCATCTCCGAGCTCGAGCTGACGGGTGTGCGCATCGACTACCTCAACCTCGGAGCGGCACGCGCGGCCGACGTCGAGGTCTCGGACTGCCGTATCCGCACGCTCGACATCCCGCAGGCCGAGCTCACCCGCGTGCGCTTCACCCGCACCACATGCGACGAGGTGGATCCGCGAGGCATGCGCGCCACCGACGTCGACCTGCGCGGACTCGATGCCGTGTCATTCCTCGATGCGAACAGCCTCCGGG
It encodes:
- a CDS encoding endonuclease domain-containing protein, whose product is MPTRTPRLIQEVMKLGGVAQTSALRARGISRYDIAHAVAGSAVFAVRQGWIALPQADPMLIEAARRGVVLTCVTQARRLGLWVHEDDGFCHVGAAPRAAVRKDHGVRVHWARPLIPRDPDSLVDSIENVLAIVADCERRERALATWESAFNRGLVERAAFERLPLKAVARDLLADAWPFADAGLETYVRLRLRWLRIPLYFQTWIAGHRVDALIGDRLVLQIDGSTHVGAQRSEDIRHDAELKMLGYHVIRVGYQQVMEQWHVVQDVIMHAVAQGLHRVPRA
- a CDS encoding pentapeptide repeat-containing protein; amino-acid sequence: MARTTESPAAPRVSPPDLPDEFTPALPARNADLIAAVLDVSGTVDLAYASLEQCRVTADADAVDLTGGTILDVELTDARIASLRLRGAGVRRLRIVGGRIGTLDLSTARISELELTGVRIDYLNLGAARAADVEVSDCRIRTLDIPQAELTRVRFTRTTCDEVDPRGMRATDVDLRGLDAVSFLDANSLRGTTLTEFQVQQLAPVLAAGLGIQIKG